The Brachyspira aalborgi genome has a segment encoding these proteins:
- a CDS encoding NCS2 family permease, with amino-acid sequence MEKFFKLKENGTNIKTEIIAGFTTFMTMAYILAVNPDILGATGMDKGAVFTATVISSLIATLVMALLANLPFALAPGMGLNAFFAYTVVIGMGQSWQTALTAVLIEGIIFIILTAFNVREAIVNSIPLNMKRAISVGIGLFIAFIGLQNSQIIVNNDATLIGLGNITSGNGLLAIIGIIIISILLSYNVRGAILLGILITSIIGIPMGITKLSPHGSFMPPSLEPIAFKFDFINILSPNMIIVIFTFLFVDIFDTVGTLVGVCTKANMLTKDGEVPRCKQALFADSIGTVAGACLGTSTVTTFVESASGVAEGGKTGLTSLVFSALMFISLFLSNIFLSIPSAATAPALIIVGLFMMTPILEINFEDYTESIPAFICIIFMPFAYSIAEGITFGVLSFTLLKLVSGKIKEISLFTWILSAFLLLKIFMPIIQKMIN; translated from the coding sequence ATGGAAAAGTTTTTTAAATTAAAAGAAAACGGAACAAATATTAAAACTGAAATTATAGCGGGATTTACAACTTTTATGACAATGGCTTATATATTAGCCGTTAATCCCGATATACTTGGAGCAACGGGAATGGATAAAGGAGCTGTATTTACGGCTACCGTTATATCTTCTTTAATAGCCACTTTGGTAATGGCGCTTTTGGCAAATCTTCCTTTCGCATTGGCGCCTGGAATGGGATTGAACGCATTTTTTGCATATACTGTAGTTATAGGAATGGGACAAAGTTGGCAAACTGCTTTAACTGCGGTTTTAATTGAAGGAATTATATTTATAATTCTTACGGCTTTTAATGTAAGAGAGGCTATAGTTAATAGTATCCCTCTTAATATGAAAAGAGCGATATCGGTAGGAATTGGACTTTTTATAGCTTTTATTGGACTTCAAAATTCTCAAATTATAGTTAATAATGATGCCACATTAATAGGACTTGGAAATATAACTTCGGGAAACGGATTGCTTGCGATTATAGGAATTATTATAATATCGATACTTTTAAGTTATAATGTTAGAGGAGCAATTTTACTTGGAATATTAATAACTTCTATAATAGGAATTCCAATGGGAATAACAAAATTATCTCCGCATGGAAGTTTTATGCCTCCTTCTTTAGAGCCTATAGCTTTTAAGTTTGATTTTATAAATATATTAAGCCCAAATATGATTATAGTAATATTTACATTTTTATTTGTAGATATTTTCGATACGGTTGGAACTTTAGTCGGAGTATGCACAAAAGCGAATATGCTTACAAAAGACGGAGAAGTGCCAAGATGTAAACAAGCTTTATTTGCCGACTCTATAGGAACTGTGGCTGGCGCATGTTTGGGAACTTCGACTGTAACTACTTTTGTAGAAAGCGCTTCTGGAGTCGCAGAAGGAGGAAAAACGGGATTAACTTCTTTAGTGTTTTCAGCATTAATGTTTATTTCGTTATTTTTATCAAATATATTTTTATCAATACCGTCAGCTGCAACCGCTCCCGCTTTAATAATAGTCGGATTATTTATGATGACGCCGATACTCGAAATTAATTTTGAAGATTATACGGAATCTATTCCCGCTTTTATATGCATAATATTTATGCCTTTTGCTTATAGCATAGCCGAAGGAATAACTTTCGGAGTTTTATCGTTTACTCTTTTAAAATTAGTATCGGGAAAAATTAAAGAAATTTCGTTATTCACTTGGATATTGTCGGCTTTCTTACTCTTAAAAATATTTATGCCAATAATACAAAAAATGATTAATTAG
- a CDS encoding exodeoxyribonuclease III translates to MKNLKIISWNVNGIRAAYKKGLVDFIKKENPDIICLQETKAFEEQLPEDLKNIEGYKLFLNPADPEIKKGYSGVAIYSKLKPNKEIKNKIGNQFTDREGRILSLEFDDFVIFNVYFPNGGKSEKHFEYKLTFYKEIIKYLSKLKNETNIILCGDMNIAHEAIDLARPKENEKSIGFLPEERALITKFLSKGFTDTFRMFVKENGHYSWWDMKTRSRETNVGWRIDYFFVNNEIAKDIKRADILSEVMGSDHCPILIEWKK, encoded by the coding sequence ATGAAAAATTTAAAAATAATATCATGGAATGTAAACGGAATAAGAGCGGCTTATAAAAAAGGACTCGTTGATTTTATAAAAAAAGAAAATCCCGATATTATATGTTTGCAGGAAACGAAAGCTTTTGAAGAACAGCTTCCCGAAGACTTAAAAAATATAGAAGGTTATAAATTATTTCTTAATCCTGCCGACCCAGAAATTAAAAAAGGATATAGCGGAGTAGCGATTTATTCAAAATTAAAACCTAATAAAGAAATTAAAAATAAAATAGGAAATCAATTCACGGATAGAGAAGGAAGAATATTATCTTTAGAGTTTGACGATTTTGTTATATTCAATGTTTATTTTCCAAATGGCGGAAAGTCTGAAAAGCATTTTGAATATAAATTAACTTTTTACAAAGAGATTATTAAATATTTAAGCAAATTGAAAAACGAAACCAATATTATTTTATGCGGAGATATGAATATCGCTCATGAGGCTATTGATTTAGCTCGCCCAAAAGAAAATGAAAAGAGCATAGGTTTTTTGCCCGAAGAGAGAGCGCTTATAACAAAATTTTTAAGCAAAGGATTTACCGACACATTTAGAATGTTTGTTAAAGAAAACGGACATTATAGTTGGTGGGACATGAAAACTAGGTCGAGAGAGACAAATGTAGGTTGGAGAATAGATTATTTTTTTGTTAATAACGAGATTGCAAAAGATATTAAAAGAGCGGATATATTAAGCGAAGTTATGGGAAGCGACCATTGTCCAATTTTAATAGAATGGAAAAAATAA
- a CDS encoding STAS domain-containing protein encodes MVRTIIEDKTAIIHIEKNIISENVDILEDKLSYIKNLGVSNFIFDFHKTEYMCSSALGLIASILRISSEKGGKVYFCSLTSQLKKLFEAMKFLNIVNTAANIEEALNKID; translated from the coding sequence TTGGTAAGAACTATAATTGAAGATAAAACGGCTATTATACATATAGAAAAAAATATTATATCGGAAAATGTCGATATACTTGAAGATAAATTATCTTATATAAAAAATTTAGGAGTTTCAAATTTTATTTTTGACTTTCATAAAACGGAATATATGTGTTCTTCAGCTTTGGGTTTAATCGCCTCAATTTTAAGAATCTCTTCAGAGAAAGGAGGAAAAGTTTATTTTTGTTCTTTGACTAGTCAGTTAAAAAAATTATTTGAAGCTATGAAATTTTTGAATATAGTAAATACAGCCGCTAATATTGAAGAGGCTTTAAATAAAATAGATTAA
- a CDS encoding YggT family protein yields MLIRIIDFIYVLIIQTLRLYSFIWFIWIIISWLTAFGAINLDYYNPIVRFFYNITDGIIDRIFGDFRSKFIIGVIDISPLIFLLIITMVLPQIIRFIYISIYYEFFR; encoded by the coding sequence ATGCTTATACGGATTATTGATTTTATATATGTTTTGATAATACAAACTTTAAGACTTTATTCTTTTATATGGTTTATTTGGATTATCATAAGTTGGTTAACCGCATTCGGAGCGATTAATTTGGATTATTATAATCCGATTGTTAGATTTTTTTATAATATAACGGATGGAATAATCGACAGAATATTTGGAGATTTTAGAAGTAAATTTATAATCGGCGTAATAGATATATCGCCTTTGATTTTTCTTTTAATAATTACTATGGTTTTACCGCAGATAATAAGATTTATATATATTTCTATTTATTATGAATTCTTTAGATAA
- a CDS encoding tetratricopeptide repeat protein has product MNSLDKIKQYMSEGDFRKAIKELDLIISKEPNNAIAFYMRGKSAFIEIQNEKYDNSLEATKSLIYSTIEHDLNKSIEIDPNIIDAYRGLMYLNRVVRNVDKEREFAQILLEKSKETSIDALLILASSYLNNGKDESDFHQAIGFYDDFIKRVDIEDSKMARFERGLCYYNLDILNKADAEANKLIEDFPMYDDAYFLKGIALSKNSINSDFFEDAIFFLNRAVELNNKNYNALYEIAEWHFEKENYRKAIETYGKLLESKNKYNLASLLGKTQAFHDMIIESGEYKENEETNKDLDEAFNLIDKVIEILGDDIKSVQYKYYKGNLYSYKGEIDKAKEEFEKIIKEIKDIDDWLYQRISEFYYNYAENKDDYKKSLEYLEKIKDKKNSIYNLMIFVNYELKNYKKIVEICEEFLNRFLSLNNNKDFEDIEENNIYYIRFIYAYSLQMIGSNNYDLIVENYKICLNDETLDKALIYRSIAKIMMYNMDYKYYLEGIENLKLSMQLNDALSYYLYAKELFYGNIIAPCPELAIGLANNSIELDANLECAYIIMGRGYELGRGVEKNENKAFEIYCKANEIAKINNSKCSCSKAALAHCYYNGIGVKKNQSKALSIVKKIAETRGRFSHSHIALLYSYFALNNFEGFDLKKALSLFNQTLTHYSDLSVVMTLKRLYKKLGRNKDVKRMIKIEAETLKRTGEFNLNYLRNYIKNFKNFYPIPF; this is encoded by the coding sequence ATGAATTCTTTAGATAAAATAAAACAATATATGAGCGAAGGCGATTTTAGAAAAGCTATAAAAGAATTAGATTTAATAATATCTAAAGAACCGAATAACGCCATAGCTTTTTATATGCGAGGAAAATCGGCGTTTATAGAAATACAAAATGAAAAATACGATAATAGTTTGGAAGCTACAAAATCTTTAATATATTCTACTATAGAACATGATTTAAATAAATCTATAGAAATAGACCCAAATATAATAGACGCATATAGAGGCTTAATGTATTTAAATAGAGTCGTAAGAAATGTAGATAAAGAGAGAGAGTTTGCTCAAATTCTTTTGGAAAAATCTAAAGAAACTTCAATCGATGCTTTGCTTATTTTAGCGAGCAGTTATTTAAACAATGGAAAAGACGAATCGGATTTTCATCAAGCAATCGGTTTTTACGATGATTTTATTAAAAGAGTCGATATTGAAGATAGCAAAATGGCGAGATTTGAAAGAGGACTTTGTTATTATAATTTGGATATTTTAAATAAAGCCGATGCGGAAGCGAATAAACTCATTGAAGATTTTCCAATGTATGACGATGCTTATTTTTTGAAAGGAATCGCATTATCTAAAAACTCAATCAATTCTGATTTTTTTGAAGATGCAATTTTCTTTTTAAATAGAGCGGTTGAATTAAATAATAAAAATTATAACGCTTTGTATGAAATAGCGGAATGGCATTTTGAAAAAGAAAATTATAGAAAGGCTATTGAAACTTACGGTAAATTGCTTGAAAGTAAAAATAAATATAATTTAGCCTCTTTGCTTGGAAAAACTCAAGCGTTTCATGATATGATTATTGAAAGCGGAGAATATAAAGAAAATGAAGAAACAAATAAAGATTTGGATGAAGCTTTTAATTTAATTGATAAAGTTATTGAAATTTTAGGAGACGATATAAAGAGCGTTCAATATAAATATTATAAAGGAAATTTATATTCTTATAAAGGCGAGATAGATAAAGCGAAAGAAGAATTTGAAAAAATTATTAAAGAGATAAAAGATATAGACGATTGGCTTTATCAGAGAATTTCCGAGTTTTATTATAATTATGCAGAAAACAAAGACGATTATAAAAAATCTTTAGAATATTTGGAAAAGATTAAAGATAAAAAAAATTCAATTTATAATTTAATGATATTTGTAAATTACGAATTAAAAAATTACAAAAAAATAGTTGAAATATGCGAAGAGTTTTTAAATAGATTTTTATCTTTAAATAATAATAAAGATTTTGAAGATATTGAAGAAAATAATATTTATTATATAAGATTTATTTACGCGTATTCTTTGCAAATGATTGGCTCTAATAATTACGATTTGATAGTTGAAAATTATAAAATTTGTCTTAACGATGAAACTTTAGATAAAGCTTTAATATATAGAAGCATTGCAAAAATAATGATGTATAATATGGATTATAAATATTATTTGGAAGGAATTGAAAATTTAAAATTATCGATGCAATTAAACGATGCATTATCTTATTATTTATACGCTAAAGAATTATTTTACGGAAATATTATAGCGCCTTGCCCCGAGCTTGCAATTGGACTTGCTAATAATTCAATAGAATTGGATGCAAATTTGGAATGCGCTTATATTATAATGGGAAGAGGTTATGAGCTTGGCAGAGGAGTTGAAAAAAATGAAAATAAAGCTTTTGAAATATATTGTAAAGCTAACGAAATAGCGAAAATAAATAATTCAAAATGTTCATGCTCAAAAGCCGCTTTGGCTCACTGTTATTATAACGGAATAGGAGTTAAAAAAAATCAATCTAAAGCTTTAAGCATAGTAAAAAAAATAGCCGAAACGAGAGGAAGATTTTCTCATAGCCATATAGCTTTATTATATTCTTATTTCGCTCTCAATAATTTTGAAGGATTTGATTTGAAAAAAGCTCTATCTTTATTTAATCAAACTTTGACTCATTATAGCGATTTATCAGTCGTTATGACGCTAAAAAGATTGTATAAAAAATTAGGCAGAAATAAAGATGTTAAAAGAATGATTAAAATCGAAGCGGAAACTTTAAAAAGAACGGGAGAGTTTAATTTAAATTATTTAAGAAATTATATTAAGAATTTTAAGAATTTTTATCCGATTCCTTTTTAA